Within Winogradskyella helgolandensis, the genomic segment AACAAAAAGCCCACCAAAACCATTAACCCTATGATTTTTATATAGTTGAAATTAATCTTTGACATAAAATGCTTCTTTTATATGTTTAACTTCAGCTCCAATATCTCCTGCTCCAATTGTTAACACGATTTGAGCATCGGATTTTTGAATTTCATTGATTATTTCTGATTTTTGAATTAATTTTTTTCTGGAATTTACAATCTTTTCTAAAAGCCATTTAGACGTTACTCCTTCCATCGGTAATTCTCTTGCAGGATAGATATCTAAAAGTAATATTTCATCGAATTTCGAAAGACTTTCTGCAAAGCCATCTACAAAATCTTTTGTTCTACTAAATAAATGTGGTTGAAAAATCGCTAATACTTTTTTATCAGGATACATTTCTCTAACCGCTTGATGTACTGCATTAATTTCCTCAGGATGATGTGCATAATCATCGATAAACACCAAATCCTCGGTTTTAATTTGATATGTAAATCGCCTTTTTACGCCTTTATACGATTCTAAAGCTTTAGACAATTCATTGTAAGAACAACCATATTCCGCAGCCATTGCCACAGCGATAATTGCATTAGAAAGATTATGTCTTCCTGGTAGACTAAATTTGAAATCCTTTTGAATTCCGGTTGGTGTTTTTACATCAAAACGATAACAACCATTTTCTATTGAAATATTTTGCGCACAGTAATCCGAATCGTCTTCAATTCCGTAGGTAATACCTTTTAAAGGCAAACCATTTTTAACGAATAGTTTTCCGTTTGGTTTAATACATTCAGAAAAATCCTTGAAGGTTTTAACTAACTCTTCAGCATTGCCGTAAATATCTAAATGATCAGCATCCATCGAAGTAATACAAGCTAAATCTGGTGACAAGGTTAAAAACGAACGGTCAAATTCATCGGCTTCCACAACCGTCACATCGGTTCCATTTATAATTAAATTGGAATTATAGTTTTCACTAATTCCCCCTAAAAAGGCCGTGACAGGCGCATTGCATTCATTCAACAAGTGTCCCAAAATACTTGTTGTGGTTGTTTTACCATGTGTTCCAGCAACCGCCAAACAAATGGTTTGCTTTGTGATTTCACCTAAAACTGAGGAACGCTTTAAAACATTGAAATTATTAGCTTTAAAATAATCGAATTCCGAATGTCCCTTTGGAATCGCAGGTGTATAAACGACAAGTGTATTTTCAGGATTTAAAAATAAGCTAGAAACTTTTTCAATATTATCTTCAAAATGAATTTCTACTCCCAAATCTTCAAGCGAATTTGTGATGTCCGTTGGCGTTTTATCATAACCAGCCACATGCATACCATTGGCTACAAAATAGCGTGCAATCGCACTCATTCCGATGCCTCCGATGCCAATAAAATAAACGTTATTTAGGTTATTGAAATTCATTTATTATTTAATAAGTTTTCAACTTCATCAACAATAGCATTAGTTGCATTAACCAATGCCAAGGATAGAATATGTTTACTTAATTCGTTTCGTTTTTCGTCGTTAGATATTAGATCTGAAAATTTAGTTTGAAAATCAACATCCAAATCCTTTTCTCTTATTAAAATCGCTGCG encodes:
- the murC gene encoding UDP-N-acetylmuramate--L-alanine ligase encodes the protein MNFNNLNNVYFIGIGGIGMSAIARYFVANGMHVAGYDKTPTDITNSLEDLGVEIHFEDNIEKVSSLFLNPENTLVVYTPAIPKGHSEFDYFKANNFNVLKRSSVLGEITKQTICLAVAGTHGKTTTTSILGHLLNECNAPVTAFLGGISENYNSNLIINGTDVTVVEADEFDRSFLTLSPDLACITSMDADHLDIYGNAEELVKTFKDFSECIKPNGKLFVKNGLPLKGITYGIEDDSDYCAQNISIENGCYRFDVKTPTGIQKDFKFSLPGRHNLSNAIIAVAMAAEYGCSYNELSKALESYKGVKRRFTYQIKTEDLVFIDDYAHHPEEINAVHQAVREMYPDKKVLAIFQPHLFSRTKDFVDGFAESLSKFDEILLLDIYPARELPMEGVTSKWLLEKIVNSRKKLIQKSEIINEIQKSDAQIVLTIGAGDIGAEVKHIKEAFYVKD